The nucleotide sequence ACACCATTTCCAGTCAGAAAATGGGAGTCAAAAGCCCATGAAAACGATCTCTGCAGCAAACTCAGCAACAGGGACCATGAAATAAAAAGCCGATAGCGAGGTCGCTTCGACTGGGACTGACAGGGAGTCAAACGTCAGGAGATTTCAAGCAGCCTTGGAACGGATCTCTTGAGCCGGTGTTTTCTCGGTCCCAGATTCAACCTGTAAAGTCAGCGGTGCGTGTTTTTTCTTCATCCGTTTACGACGGCCGAAACGGTGTGCCAGATCCAGCGACCAGGGAGCAATCCGTTTCAGGTAATACAAAGCATAAGAGACCCAGCCCACCAGGCATAACCCCTGATCAGCATAAATGGCTTTAATAGTTCTCTGTGCGACCTGTTGGGGAGTGGTACAGATCCAGCGGGGAGGGATCGGTGTCTTTTTCCCTTCACGACCACAGGGTGCAGACGCGAATAACCGTGTCGTGACAGGCCCCGGACAGATGGAAGAAACTCCCAGCCCCTGGCGACTGTATTCAGCCCGCAGGGCTTCGCTGAACCCTTGCAGAGCAAATTTACTGACCTGATAGGCACTGAATCGAGCCCCGGCGACCAGGCCACAAATACTGGAAACATTCACAATGTGTGCTTCCGGGCGATTCAGCAATAGAGGTAAAAGTTCGCGTGTGATCTGAATGGGCGCATGTAAATTAATCGCCAGCAACCAGTCCCACTGCTCTACTGACATCGTATGCGTCGGCCCGTAGAAGGCCACGCCCGCATTATTGACCAGCAGATCCAGAGTTCCCCAGGTATCAATCAGGTATTGAACCTCCGTAGAAATCTGTTCGGAATCCGTCAGATCGCAGATACGGCAGTTGACTTCCACTCCTACCAGCGAAGCTGTTTCCGCTGTATCCTTCAGACCGGCTTCATCAATGTCCCAAAGAAAGAGGTTGACTCCTTCCGCAGCCAGTTGCAGCGCGATTTCACGACCGATTCCCGATGCAGCTCCGGTGACTAATCCTTTTTTACCAAATAAATTCTGCATCTTGTCTCACTCCTCTGACTGGTCTGATGGCTGCCCGCGCAGGGAGTGTATGACATCCTGTAAGATGGGTAAAGACAATTCAAACCGTGCGAAACAGAGAAGATGTAAGTCATCTACTCACAGGGATTTCAATCGATATTGCGGAAACCGCATATTGAGAATACCTGAGACCTGTTACTCATTGAGAGTCGAATCGTCTTCAATCACTTCGTGCAGTTGTTTCAACACAAAATGGGGGTCCAGATCCATCTGGCGACAGACATATTCAAGCGATTTGCCCTGGCAGGACTGGTCAATTCCCAGAGAATCCAGCACGCATTGCACTTCCGGGTATTCGATCACCCATTCTGTCACACTGGACTCCAGTCCGAGATTCGTCATAGCTCGCTATCCATCGAAATGCAGTTCCTTAAAGTCACACCTGAAATCATAACAGAACCGGCTCAAAATCAAACAGGAGAATCATCAGACCTGCAGAGCATCACGTTTTTCCTGGATCATCTGAATATGATGGGGAATGTGGTGAGTGATTCGCTCCAATAAATTGGCGACACTCACTTCGCCATCATGCGAATGCAGTCCCGTTCGCTGGAAATGTTCTTCATTGAGGGTTTTCAGAATTCTGGACATGTTCTGACGCACGACCGTAATTAACTGCAGTTCCTCTTCCATATCCCGCTGGTCATATGCCAGACGTTCTGCAAACAGATTGTGATCGGCGCCAGGCAGCGGCGGTTGATCTTCTGCAATGATCCATTTCATTCGATCGGCGTAAACCGGCTCAAAATCAGCAATGTGACAGATTACCTGTCGCGTGGACCATTTACCGGGAATCGGTGCGGCATCCAGTTCGGCAGCAGACATGCCTTCGATAGCGCGACGCAGAGATTCCGGACCTGCCAGATATTCTTCAATGCGTGTGGAGATTTTCATAATCGCTCCGAGCCAGGAGAGAGGAATGTAGAAAACCCTGCCTGACTATTTTAAGTCAGGCAGGAGCCATGTTTTCATTATTCCGCATCAGCACCGGAACTTCAAGCGGCGATCATAGTTCACAGAACGGGACCAGAAAAACTCGCTTACCGGTTGCGCGAAGGACGGGGGCCGCGACCGCCGTTCGTCAATTCGGATTTGCCGATACCCCCTTTGATTGTCCCATCGGGATTCTCTTCAGCGGTTTTTCCCAGAACGATATCGAAGTTGGCTGCCAGTTCACCCAGTTTCGAATCCGGCAGCGG is from Gimesia maris and encodes:
- a CDS encoding DinB family protein; translated protein: MKISTRIEEYLAGPESLRRAIEGMSAAELDAAPIPGKWSTRQVICHIADFEPVYADRMKWIIAEDQPPLPGADHNLFAERLAYDQRDMEEELQLITVVRQNMSRILKTLNEEHFQRTGLHSHDGEVSVANLLERITHHIPHHIQMIQEKRDALQV
- a CDS encoding SDR family NAD(P)-dependent oxidoreductase, which codes for MQNLFGKKGLVTGAASGIGREIALQLAAEGVNLFLWDIDEAGLKDTAETASLVGVEVNCRICDLTDSEQISTEVQYLIDTWGTLDLLVNNAGVAFYGPTHTMSVEQWDWLLAINLHAPIQITRELLPLLLNRPEAHIVNVSSICGLVAGARFSAYQVSKFALQGFSEALRAEYSRQGLGVSSICPGPVTTRLFASAPCGREGKKTPIPPRWICTTPQQVAQRTIKAIYADQGLCLVGWVSYALYYLKRIAPWSLDLAHRFGRRKRMKKKHAPLTLQVESGTEKTPAQEIRSKAA